From the Candidatus Krumholzibacteriota bacterium genome, one window contains:
- a CDS encoding RNA polymerase sigma factor RpoD/SigA encodes MYYKKKDYLGERSLDLYLKEINNTSLLKREDEKRLARKIREGDQEALHQLVKANLRFVVSIAKQYVNQGLSLADLINEGNLGLIKAAHRFDENRGFKFISYAVWWIRQAMLQSLAEQSRIVRLPLNRAGTLYRIGKVSRQLDQQLGRSPEVDEIAEELDLPVEEVRNTMKIANSHLSLDTSFNNDPDENSLVDYLVDDNQESADKMTYDNSLGKDMCKTLDTLTERERKILVMYFGLTGEEPLTLEEIGRKMDLTRERIRQIKEKAITRLRHVTRSKYLEGYVED; translated from the coding sequence TTGTACTACAAAAAGAAGGATTATCTCGGGGAAAGAAGTCTGGATTTGTATCTTAAGGAAATCAACAATACTTCTTTGCTGAAGAGAGAAGATGAGAAGAGACTGGCGAGAAAAATAAGAGAGGGAGATCAGGAAGCACTTCATCAGCTGGTCAAAGCTAATCTGCGTTTTGTTGTTTCAATAGCTAAGCAGTATGTAAATCAGGGTCTTTCCCTTGCCGACCTTATCAATGAAGGAAACCTCGGTTTGATAAAAGCCGCTCACAGATTTGATGAGAACCGTGGATTCAAATTTATATCCTACGCGGTGTGGTGGATAAGACAGGCTATGCTGCAGTCTCTGGCTGAGCAGTCACGTATTGTGAGATTGCCTCTTAACAGAGCGGGAACGTTGTACCGTATTGGGAAGGTATCAAGACAGCTTGATCAGCAACTCGGCCGTTCTCCGGAAGTTGATGAAATAGCCGAGGAACTTGATCTTCCTGTTGAAGAAGTCAGAAATACGATGAAGATAGCGAACAGTCATCTTTCTCTTGATACTTCTTTCAATAATGATCCTGACGAGAATTCTCTTGTTGATTACCTCGTGGATGATAATCAGGAATCAGCGGATAAAATGACCTATGATAATTCATTGGGCAAAGACATGTGTAAGACCCTGGATACACTTACGGAAAGAGAAAGAAAGATCCTTGTAATGTATTTCGGACTTACGGGAGAAGAACCGTTGACCCTTGAGGAAATTGGCAGAAAGATGGACCTTACCAGAGAAAGAATCCGTCAGATAAAGGAAAAAGCTATTACCAGGCTACGCCACGTTACGCGCAGTAAATACCTTGAAGGGTATGTGGAAGATTAA
- a CDS encoding UDP-2,3-diacylglucosamine diphosphatase, whose translation MSEPVFFISDTHLRYHNTGEKEKIKKRKLFKFFKEIRGASRLYLVGDIFDFWFEYKSCIPKFYMDILYNLRMLQESGTSIYITGGNHDFWLGSFIEEEMGLKILPQISTHKVQGRIITITHGDTLMPGDHKYKFLKKIIRGRLVIKVAGIIPPGILYKFAGWFSSTSKDFTEGKTEYWANRLADTAEDSFFKWGNDSFIMGHIHKPVVKYFGNRIFVILGDWENHFSYLRLENGKFAAGNYKGEGNTLIENR comes from the coding sequence TTGAGTGAACCTGTTTTTTTTATTTCTGACACACACCTCAGGTATCACAATACCGGAGAAAAGGAAAAAATAAAAAAAAGAAAACTCTTCAAATTTTTCAAGGAAATAAGAGGAGCTTCCAGACTCTATCTTGTAGGTGATATCTTTGATTTCTGGTTTGAATATAAAAGCTGCATTCCAAAATTTTACATGGATATTCTATACAATCTCAGAATGCTCCAGGAATCAGGAACTTCAATTTATATAACAGGAGGAAATCATGATTTCTGGCTCGGTTCCTTTATAGAAGAAGAGATGGGACTCAAGATTCTTCCGCAAATATCCACTCACAAGGTTCAGGGACGAATCATTACAATAACTCACGGAGACACACTGATGCCCGGTGATCATAAATACAAATTTTTAAAGAAAATAATCAGAGGACGTCTGGTGATAAAAGTAGCCGGGATAATTCCTCCGGGAATCCTTTATAAATTTGCCGGCTGGTTTTCATCGACAAGCAAGGATTTTACCGAAGGTAAAACAGAATACTGGGCAAACAGACTCGCCGATACTGCCGAAGATTCCTTCTTTAAATGGGGGAATGATTCGTTCATTATGGGTCATATACACAAACCGGTGGTAAAATATTTCGGAAACAGAATATTCGTTATTCTGGGTGACTGGGAAAATCACTTTTCCTATTTACGTCTTGAAAACGGTAAGTTTGCGGCCGGCAATTATAAAGGGGAGGGGAACACGTTAATCGAGAACCGGTGA
- a CDS encoding PorV/PorQ family protein, whose product MIRLKAALTVILMLFSAHTLRAGEPGTSGFLFLRLGNGARASGMGEAFTAVADDVTGMHYNPAGLAGIEKVELNVTHSEWLMGIRFEQVSIANEMFGGAVGFNFTGLYYGDLERRGNFPTVAPDGTFSPYDLGASVGYGRDILPDLSAGMSAKLLYQRIDFESATGWAVDLGVIHRSRIEGMTFAASLLNLGPQAKFVEEKFYPPFQTRLGVAYEAEERWMKGKVTLSGDFLYSNDTDEKLLLGMEYFYKESLAVRFGYKSGYYSQGATMGFGVVYDRLRFDYAFMPIDFNLGNSHRFSINVFPSPL is encoded by the coding sequence ATGATCCGGTTAAAAGCTGCTCTAACTGTAATACTAATGCTGTTCTCCGCGCATACTCTAAGAGCCGGCGAACCCGGCACAAGCGGTTTTCTTTTCTTAAGACTTGGTAACGGCGCCCGAGCCAGCGGTATGGGTGAAGCCTTCACAGCAGTAGCCGATGACGTGACAGGGATGCACTATAACCCGGCGGGTTTAGCCGGTATAGAGAAAGTTGAATTGAATGTAACCCATTCAGAATGGCTTATGGGTATTCGTTTCGAACAGGTAAGTATTGCCAATGAGATGTTTGGAGGCGCTGTTGGGTTCAATTTCACGGGTCTCTATTATGGGGACCTCGAAAGACGGGGCAATTTTCCCACAGTAGCCCCTGATGGAACTTTTTCTCCATACGACCTGGGCGCTTCAGTTGGTTATGGCAGGGATATACTGCCCGATCTCTCGGCTGGAATGTCCGCCAAACTTCTTTACCAGAGAATAGACTTTGAATCCGCGACGGGATGGGCTGTCGATTTAGGGGTTATTCACAGGAGCAGGATAGAAGGGATGACATTCGCCGCTTCTCTCTTGAATCTGGGCCCGCAGGCGAAATTTGTTGAGGAGAAGTTTTATCCGCCATTTCAGACACGATTGGGAGTGGCGTACGAAGCCGAAGAAAGGTGGATGAAGGGCAAGGTTACTCTTTCCGGGGATTTTCTCTACTCCAACGATACGGATGAGAAACTTCTTCTGGGAATGGAATATTTCTACAAGGAATCTCTGGCGGTAAGGTTTGGTTATAAGAGCGGGTATTATTCTCAAGGCGCGACGATGGGATTTGGCGTTGTCTATGACCGCCTGAGATTTGACTACGCGTTCATGCCCATAGATTTCAACCTGGGCAATAGTCACCGGTTCTCGATTAACGTGTTCCCCTCCCCTTTATAA
- a CDS encoding sigma 54-interacting transcriptional regulator yields the protein MSEDTSGNDSYGYGKEDPEKNFQRTSSAEELGDMHLSTENYSVALEYYTRVLQENVKNDSSSNVRVYRKISDCYRRKGMLSEAMAFLEDAELHRKEDDVISMGILLCRRGIIYYEQNEINKALRHAWKAYRILRISDEHREVAHTQLLIANCFSRKGKGAEAEKYFLDALSTYRRINDIVGESYVLNNLGLFHKNACRWGRATQFLTRALRICKESGLSRSEIRVRLNLGIVHLKKRDFAEAETAFSKVREMANRIGDNLKYVRATLMLGVKEVKTGNLLSAEKHLLEAQVISEKRNYKRELALSDEFLGDYMFVKGDYEGANENYERALEKARDILPESDIVAEVLRRQMRVHLALKDPAKVLSIGKEAMRIADNCSEVHELGFIERTIGDAYAMLKDRKRTKKYINSSIRVFLTVNNPYEAHKSGYAIGKYLFSHGDRKSMIMGRKFIKESLSYFDRAEEYQESAKCHFLLAKIEYSLGSLDECLLHIYETRHLADELSDRNLLRRLNRFRKKVEKNAVSSDSEISRSTGREDLSNLVSSDSNLGEYLKHILNDLMSKLTAHHGFVTLFDSPEGNSAPLVLVRRGISENNTTKIANWFLSRDPDDPVEEFLVTDIENDRRISKVRDLLPDSTAPVYFHPIVKKGKCGGLLFFQSGEDSSGIPRVGTLYDVVSTYAGFISFLLKGVINRGGTQESSDKIKQNRRFETVITRNEKMLNVCSMAHRVACTDSTVLLMGETGTGKGLIAKAIHDLSDRRGSKYMHVNCAALPENILESELFGHVKGAFTGAVLNKKGLFLEADGGTVFLDEIGKMPVSLQGKLLQFLDTRKIRPVGSNKMSDVDIRLIFASKVDLLNLCRRQKMLEDFYYRINDFPLTIPPLRERPEDIKLLAEHYLSYFTELMKKDLFGFSDEAYQQMFNYNWGGNVRELEKVVKRSVILANERNWITPDLLLFDSSFVPEEKDIELTLPEKISALERDVISKSLDNYSWNRKAVSRALDISYPTLLNKISKYGITKTG from the coding sequence CTTCAGGAAAACGTTAAAAACGATTCCAGCAGTAATGTGCGTGTTTACCGCAAGATAAGCGATTGTTACAGAAGAAAAGGGATGTTGAGTGAAGCAATGGCTTTTCTTGAAGATGCCGAACTTCACCGTAAAGAAGATGATGTTATCTCAATGGGTATTCTGTTATGCCGCCGCGGCATAATTTATTACGAACAGAATGAAATCAACAAGGCATTAAGACACGCGTGGAAAGCCTACAGGATATTGAGAATAAGTGATGAGCATAGAGAAGTAGCTCATACACAACTGCTGATAGCTAATTGTTTCTCCAGGAAAGGAAAGGGCGCTGAAGCTGAAAAGTATTTCCTCGATGCTCTTTCCACCTATAGGAGGATAAATGACATTGTAGGCGAATCTTACGTACTTAATAATCTTGGATTATTTCATAAGAACGCGTGCCGTTGGGGAAGAGCCACGCAGTTTTTAACAAGGGCTCTCAGGATATGTAAAGAAAGCGGGTTGTCCCGTAGTGAAATCCGCGTAAGATTGAATCTTGGTATTGTGCATTTGAAAAAAAGGGATTTTGCCGAAGCTGAGACTGCTTTCTCCAAGGTGAGGGAAATGGCAAATAGAATCGGTGATAATCTCAAGTATGTCCGTGCCACACTCATGCTGGGTGTTAAAGAGGTCAAAACCGGCAATTTGTTATCCGCTGAAAAACACCTTCTTGAAGCGCAAGTCATTTCAGAAAAACGGAATTACAAGAGAGAGCTTGCTTTATCCGATGAATTTTTAGGCGATTATATGTTTGTCAAAGGTGACTATGAAGGTGCAAACGAGAACTATGAAAGGGCTCTTGAAAAGGCTCGGGATATCCTTCCTGAAAGTGATATTGTTGCTGAAGTGCTTAGAAGGCAAATGCGAGTCCACCTCGCGCTCAAAGATCCAGCCAAGGTCTTATCTATAGGCAAAGAGGCTATGAGAATAGCCGATAATTGCAGTGAAGTCCACGAGCTTGGATTTATAGAAAGAACCATTGGTGATGCTTACGCGATGCTGAAAGACAGAAAAAGAACAAAGAAATATATCAATTCCAGTATACGTGTGTTTTTAACTGTTAACAATCCTTATGAAGCCCATAAATCGGGGTACGCTATTGGAAAATATCTATTTAGTCACGGCGACAGAAAATCCATGATTATGGGGAGAAAATTTATCAAAGAATCACTTTCCTATTTTGACAGGGCTGAAGAATATCAGGAGTCTGCCAAATGCCATTTTCTGCTCGCGAAAATAGAATACTCCCTCGGCAGCTTGGATGAATGTCTACTTCACATATATGAAACTAGGCATCTGGCGGATGAATTAAGCGACCGCAACCTTCTAAGACGGCTGAATCGTTTCAGGAAGAAAGTCGAAAAGAACGCGGTTAGCTCAGATTCTGAAATTTCCCGGAGTACTGGTAGAGAGGACCTTTCTAATCTAGTCTCCAGTGATTCTAATCTGGGTGAATATCTAAAACATATTCTTAATGATCTGATGAGTAAATTGACCGCGCATCATGGTTTTGTCACTCTCTTTGACAGCCCCGAAGGGAACAGTGCTCCTCTTGTTCTTGTAAGACGCGGGATTTCCGAGAATAATACGACCAAGATCGCTAATTGGTTTCTAAGCCGGGATCCTGATGATCCTGTGGAAGAATTTCTGGTAACTGATATTGAGAATGACAGGAGAATATCGAAGGTAAGAGATCTTTTGCCGGATTCCACTGCTCCCGTGTATTTCCATCCAATTGTCAAGAAGGGAAAATGCGGCGGATTGTTGTTTTTTCAATCCGGGGAAGATAGTTCAGGAATCCCCAGGGTCGGGACTTTATATGATGTTGTGTCAACATACGCCGGTTTTATCAGTTTTCTTCTCAAAGGGGTAATTAACAGAGGAGGAACTCAGGAATCATCAGATAAAATAAAGCAGAACCGGAGATTTGAAACTGTTATTACTCGTAATGAAAAAATGTTGAATGTTTGTAGTATGGCTCACCGGGTAGCGTGTACCGATTCAACCGTTTTACTTATGGGCGAGACGGGAACGGGTAAAGGGCTTATTGCTAAAGCTATTCATGACCTTAGTGACAGGCGCGGTTCTAAATATATGCATGTCAATTGCGCGGCCCTGCCGGAGAATATCCTCGAAAGTGAGTTGTTCGGTCATGTTAAGGGAGCGTTCACCGGCGCAGTTCTGAACAAGAAGGGCCTGTTTTTAGAAGCTGACGGCGGGACTGTATTTCTGGATGAAATCGGAAAGATGCCTGTTTCTCTGCAGGGGAAACTGCTGCAGTTTCTTGATACAAGAAAGATCAGACCTGTGGGCAGTAACAAGATGAGTGATGTTGATATAAGGTTAATATTCGCATCGAAGGTCGATCTTCTAAATCTCTGCAGGCGGCAGAAGATGCTGGAGGATTTTTATTACAGGATCAACGACTTTCCCCTTACAATTCCACCGTTGAGGGAAAGGCCTGAGGATATTAAACTGCTTGCTGAACATTATTTAAGTTACTTTACAGAATTGATGAAGAAGGACCTTTTCGGTTTTAGTGATGAAGCATACCAACAGATGTTTAATTACAATTGGGGCGGTAATGTCCGTGAGCTGGAAAAGGTGGTAAAACGTTCCGTAATACTGGCTAACGAAAGGAACTGGATAACACCTGATTTACTTCTTTTTGATTCATCTTTTGTTCCTGAAGAGAAAGATATAGAGTTAACCCTTCCCGAAAAAATATCCGCTCTGGAAAGAGATGTAATATCAAAATCTCTGGATAATTATTCCTGGAACAGGAAAGCTGTTTCCAGGGCTCTTGATATCAGTTATCCCACCCTCTTGAATAAAATAAGTAAATACGGGATAACTAAAACCGGTTAA